The DNA segment AAAAggtagacaaaacaaaacaaacaaacaaaaaaaaaaaaaagacacacacacccagcgCTACCAAAAGATGAAACTGGTTAGTgaggcctttttaaaaaaaaaaaaaaaacaacacacaacacagcaaaagataagttgttttttttgtggcaaaacatttaaacatttcttttttaaaaataccaAACCACTTTTGTGTTTTGTCGCATTTCATTTAAACAAGGATCGTGGTCTTGTCACATGGCTGGAAACTCAAACATCCTAGTCTGTACCAGCTGTGCTGATTTCAGCTTGTCCTGGGGTTTTCTGGGAATGACAATGCACCTCTAATTTTTAAGCAGGGATTCTGTGACCAGAACATTTAGCAGCCATGCCCAAATCCTGAAACAAACAGCTTTGCCTGCTCATCTCTTGTTGTACTCTTGAACTCTATGGCATCCTTTTTACATCTCCTGTTTACAGTTCAGCACTGTAGTCTCGATTTGTGAGTGTAGTCTGCTTGTGTGGACATTTCTATAAAATCAGTCAAACAGAGTCTCGGACTGGTCTGCACTAGCACATCAATTGTCGCCGAGAGTTTACACAGCAAAGCGAACACACTACCTTCAAAAATGTCCCAAGGATGAGCTTTGTAGGCTATTTTAATGGAACAGTAAatcattgcatttatttattttattttcaaatggaaaGAAAGCAGGGGGGGGTTAGGTGGTTATAGGGGAAGGGGGCGGGGGGTCTCTCTGAAAAGGTATTAGCTGGGGTGCCTGAGTAAGGCTCAGTTGGGGACATCCGTCTGGTTCACTATGACCTGGATCACAAAGTCTTTTTGGATTTTGGTTTCCTGCAGTCGGGTTTTGTCAGTAAGCAGCTTTCCCGAGAAGAACCAGCGCTGCTGGGCTGGGTCGATATCATCCTGAACCTGGAGCTGTTTCTTCAGCTGGCCGATGGTGTCTGTCATACTGGCACTGAGGCGCACGTCCTTGCCAGTTGAGAGTCGTACCTTCAGCTGGAACTCCCGCTTGGTGCCGCCCTGTGGCTCCGGGGCATCAGCTGTTTCCTCCTCACTGCGCTCGCTGATCAGGTTCACTGGTGTAGCAAGGCAGTAGACCGGCAGCTGATACCGATTACCAAGCTCATCATAGCACTCAGTCAGGGAGCCTGAAACCAGCACAGAGCAGTTAAAAGACTGGTCAGGAGAAAGACCCAATTTAGGAGTCTCAAACTGAATCTGCGTCCCAGCAAAGGGAACTAACACCACAGGCTTGTTTTATACTTACTATAAAGGCAACAAGCTTTTTCAAGTAAAGTGACACATAATGCGCAAATAACTATGATTGTATCTACACCCCCCTGTTCCGCAATAACCCATTAGATTATGTTTAGGATAATACGGTGTCTTGAAGACACCATCTAACTGCAAGAGACAGATATACTTCCACCCACCATGTGGAACAGTGATGCTGGCTCCGTCAACAATTGCCTGCGCCAACTCTTGGTCATTGCACTCAATGGCAATTGCGGCTGCCTTTAGGGCGTCCCAGATCTCTTTGCGCCCCTCAAATGCTGGAGCAGTGTCCCAGAATTCATCCCGCTTGCTCCGCAGCTGCCCCTCGGTCATCGGGTAATCGCTCTTCCACTTGGGCTTGTCCTTCTTTAGAGGTTCGTTTCGACCTGCCGGGGGCAATCATACAAATTCACTGCTTCTGTGGTTTAAAGGATTGTTGCTACATCTTAAGTTAggtcatactgtacatacaaaatcCTCTTAaatgctgttatttattttaaccatgtTCATATTTAGTAATCCAATACAGTGGCATACAATTACAACTCACTTTGACGATAATTTCagtatttctgttttaatttttgaGCAAATTCAGCAAACCCAATTCATTTTCACTAACAAACCAAAACGAAATGGTAAATAAGGGCTAACAGCGCAATGCCAGAACCAGCTATCCTGGTATCACTTAAAACATGCCTTTAACACAAGCTGCTGTCACTCACTACCACTCACTACCACTCTTTCCTGGGTCACTGAAGTTCACAGAACATGTTattgagccagccagagagcatAAGAATCCTGGCTTAGCCTGGCCCTGTGGGGATGGTATCAACATGTCATTCTACTCCCTTTCATGGATACCAAATTGCTGATTCATGCAGGGGGTCCAAACAAAGCTGAGGTTTGACAGCATTTGTGGAAACGTGCAGTAGGGGTTGGTACTGCACACCCTTCCAGGGCATGTACGCAAAATAATTTGAAGATGGCAAGTGACACATAATCAAGcctatgtacaataaaaaaaatctgcctgGCATACTTTAAAGGATTTTGTTTGTTAGCTATTTATGTTAAAGTTTTAGTTTATGGATAAAGAGTACAAGACATTCTACTTAGCTAAACTCTGATTTAGTGGAGAAGTATTATCTTGATTTTGCTGCAGCTTGTCAAGTTATTGACCTTGTGCTATATAAAATCCTGCAGAACAGCCTGGGGGTTTTCTCAGCACAGGAGCAAGGATAAGGATCTCTACAGCACTCTCCTTGGACTGGAGCAGGTGTTGATCAAATCACAGTGCTGTGGAAAACAGCCAAGGTGAGCCTACATATACACATATAACTGTATAGCTCCAGTATTAAGCCTGGAAAATCAAACTGCATATGGAGAATGTATGTTTACATTTAGCAAGACTGTGTGAACAGGCACAATGGAGGGTTCGTACATTGATGATTAACATTTTACTAATTTATAGTGTTTTAGGAATCACTCAAGaggaattaaaaatacattttaaaaggaagCTGAACACCGATAGAAGTGTTGGTCATGCTCAACCACACAATGTCCAGGGCAACAGTGCAGCACAATCCACTGGAATCCTTCCTCCATTGAGAAGTGGCTGCAGAACTAAAACAGATGCCAAGTATTTATAAAGGTCACTTTCATAAAATCAGTTATTTATAGAGCTGCGGATTACATGCTGTAATCAGGAGATGCACAGGAAGACTTAGCAGGGTTATCCCAGCATGCATCCCTCAGGCAGAGGAAGTAGTTTTACAGGTGGCACTGTATTTACAATTCAGTTACTGTATGCAAATGTCCCTTTATAATACCACACAACTGTAAACAGTAAACACTGCACACAGTCTTCTAATTTACAATCCTATGCCCTTTACTCAAGGCTTTTTACACCCTTATTGGCCTGTTGGGGTAGAGAGAGGTGCATTATCAGCAGTTTCTCGTGAAACCCACGTGGCATGTTATGAtcctgttttaatgtttttaaactaCTGGAATTATTCTGTTTAGTTGAGACAAAGGGCAGCCTCACTCAGATAAAATTCAAAGAATGTGGGCACACTTGAAAACAAAGTCCTGTATAAAATGGTTTCCCTTGTACACATGATTACACCTGTGAACAAACCTAGTCCCATAAAACATTGTATAGATGATGACAGATAACTAACCCCAACTACTGCCCTTGGTATTTTATTTTCCAAACACTATTAAACTATCATTCCTTGTAGATACCTGAATGCTGCACTTCTGCTGCAAGGAGAATTGCACTGACATTGAAAACATGCGAGTCAGTGAAAAAGCAGCAATTGGTTACTGAAGAGTTCAATCTGGGAGCAGCATTGAAATGTCAGCAAGAAGCAACGCTGTTCATAacacctttgaaaaaaaaatattaaataaataaaacacacatttaccaTAATGTGCGTGTCTTTATGAAGAAAATATGATACTATACATACCAGGTAAGATTGACTGAAATGATTGTGTTAGCCCTACGTACTTCAGGAAAGTTCctatttaaacaaaatctttgAAAACTATGGGAAGTTTAGATTGGAATAAAACCTACTTGGAAACAAGTCCTTAATAAGGGACTTCGTATTTAATGAGATAAAGACAGTTAAAGTTGGTGCTGAATTTGAATCCGTTGTTTTCCACTTTCAAACCCCCTTGCAAAACATCTATTTCCATGCAGTGCATGGTCTGTCAATGTAAAGAACCACAAGACCATTTGTTTAAAAGTCTTCCTAAACTGTGACATTCATTTATCTGCGCTGAAGGTATAATCCGACAAGCCTAAGAAATATGATATTAATCTGCATAGCTCAAACTATCTAATGACAGGCTACACAAGCTGTTTGCTGGGGAGCTGTCTACTGAAGTATCAAATTACATTAGAGAACTGCATTGgcaaaacaaaattatatattaGCACCTGGATTTTGCGAGGTGAACAATATCTCTTGTATTGCTGtatcacattttaaaaccaacTGCTCCAACAACCCAAAACTGTATGATCATCTTTTGATGCAGTCTTATTTTATTGACTGTAGGTTGTGCACAAATGAGCAGAGAGTAGCAAACCAACACACATTGATGTGTAAATTCAAGATGCCTTATTTCCACTGCAGACTGGGGCTGGCCGTGGCTGGCCCTGGCCAAGAAAAACACGTTTCAGGGCTTTTTCCCCCCAAACGTGGCCAACCCCAGAAGTTCTTGCCCTGTGTAAAAAagtcactgggggattgtgggacagtattgtgctgtgtttttaaagAAGCCAGTGGCAGTACGAtgttcagatttttaaaaaaactgcccGAGCAATAGCTGCTGCAATTGAAAGAACTTTAGTTGCTATTTTTATTTCCGCACTACATACAATGCCAGACACCCTTCTCAAAATCAAACTGTCAGTCCAGATTGTTAAAAACAATTTTCATTTCTTCATTCTCCCACATGCCACCACAATGATCTTTTTTGGCCATACTCTTCTCGATAGCCATTGCAGTCGTGAAAAAAGCTTGAAATGTGTCTGTCGGCTTCTTATCCAGCACACGCTTCTCTGCTAAGTGATGACGTAGTTCCAGCAGTGGAAACGGGCTATAAGATCCTGTGTGGGGTTTTGAGGAGACTAAGCTTTGTGTGCCCACAGCTGAACTCACCTTTCaagaatgtaaataaatacaaagtcaacAAAGATTGTTTTCTGATTACATACAGAAAGTTAAAAAAGTTTTTAGAAGAATGCAAGCAAACAGTATGTTACTTTCAAagataaaggaaaaaaaatattcaaaaaggATAGCCATACCTAGTGCTCCACAAACAAGCACGTTTAATAATCCTTCAGAAGTATCCGTGTTTGAATAGCTATATCTATCTCGACTTTCACATGTCTGTTATTAGGTTAAACTTTGCCCATAAGTTCTGGCTCTCCTCTGCTAATCTACATCAGTCCCTCCAATCGCATTCATGGTAAACTGTATCATGAGTTGTACTGTTGAATGGGAAACCCCCAAAACAGTATTGTATGAATTGTAATCGGAGATATCACACTGGCATGAATCATAAGGGAAGGGACACAGGGCTGTGTTTATAGAGCAAATCACAGAGTGATACGTATTGAATTGCAAAACAATCTGTTTACATGCCCCTTCTCGAGGTAGCTGTAGTTTCGCCAGGGAGAAGAGTTATTAAAACACACGTCTGTATTGGGTGCAGGGGACCGATAAACTGCCAGAGTCAAGAAACTCTCTGCAGCTTCCATGTActaaaatcataaagtgatgaataaattcagtgaaaacaaagcacaacccAGTATAATCACACATCTTTTGTAAAGCAGCCTACTTTTGGTTCTTACACTTCAAAATCACTTTGTCCAAAATGTCCCAGTTCCACTGCTTTTTGAGTACAGCATGTCAGCTGAGGATGTATcccctcccccgccccccccccgccCGCACTTATACATGTTGATCCATGGAGATAATACCTACAGCAGACACGTTAGCGAAAAGACAAATTAAAAGGTTGGCCTACATATTGCACTATAAACCAGACTGCATAGAAAAGTCTGCATAGGCTAGAATCACATTGGAAGAATTGTGTAACAGCAGATCCTGTATCTAtaactgaatgaaaatgttctaCTTCACAAAAAGCCAATCTGTAATTAGTTTAGTGGCTACCATCCAACGTGGTTCCTAGACAGGCTCTATATTTACAATCACAGCAAGTGCTTTACAGGCAATCCTGAACCTCATCAGACCCTTTTAAAGCCAAGTCAAAAATAAACTAAGGCTACAAGTCATCTTTTAGTCTGCAGTGTACATTGTAATCTTAAAGTGCAACCGGAGTACAGTGACTTTTTCAATTCCATGTTTAATCTGTAATTGTAACATTCACTTTGTCCTAACTGTATACATTTGTATTAAGTCTGTGCAGAAAAACAGGCAGTGCTTTATGAAAGGGTATGTAAACTCCTGCCTGCCTTGTTCCTAAGAACAGAAGTATCACACCATTATGTATCTTAACTGGCAAGGCATTTTCACTGTACAGCTACTGGACTAGTACAGTTTGCTAAAATTTCTACTACTTGGGTATGAGATGCTAAGGATACTGATTGGCAGGACTAAATATCTAATTGCATCACTTCCTCCTGGTAATGAAACAGGAACCATCACGTTTAATACAACTGTTTCCTCTGCATTAAAAGGAAATATCACACTATTACGGATAAACCATTTCTATTACtgtatttgtgtctgtgtgtctctaatACATATTTAACAACACACGCTCAAGAGAATTGAGAATGTGTTGCTCCATACTTACCTCCGCGCTTTCGTGGGTTCCTTGAGCTGCTCCTAGCCGACCCCTGTGTGTCCCCACGCTCTCTCCCGACACAACCTCCCATTGCTGTCAGATACAATGGATCCCCATAGATATCCGGGAGGGAAAACCCCTTAGAATGTAGCTGCTTTATATTATCGATGTGTACCAAGCAGACTTATCGTCTCAACATTAATTGTTTTGGAAGTGAATTCATTGGGTCTAAAGCCTGTCCCCTGCGTGTTATCTCCGAAATAATCTTAAAAGGCTCGTATTACGATTGCTTCTGGGCTCAGTTGTTCAAACTAAAATACACTGTCATTGTTCTTACACTCAAAAAAAAACTCGTTTAAGTTGCGGCGTCGTTAATTCAACATTACCTCCTAGGCGTTTTTACTGTCTAATTTTCCAGTTAATAGCAGTTTTTGAATTCTTCGCAGTTAACCGTGAAATCGTTAAGATTTGCtttttacaataatatgttcCACAGACCAAGCCCGACGCGACGCAAAAGGCAGGTAGATACCAGCTTCCTAGACTCAATTGCACCTACTTGGAGACCAGACTATGctgatcgctgtgtgtgtgtgtgtgtatatatatatatatacacacacacacacacacacacacacacacacactaccggtcaaaagttttagaacacctccatttttccagattttattgaaatttacgcagtttaatgtctcaatgtactctgaaattaaagcatagaacaaataaacaattggagataaaaaaagaaatcatggaatcgttttgtttaacaaaatttaatctaaattttggactcatcaaagtagccaccttttgcagatataacagccgaacacactcgtggcattctttctacaatggaaatcaaatattgttcggaaagttcttcccaacactgttgcagaagttcccacaaatgtgttgcacttgtaggttgctttgctttcacccttctgtccagttcatcccaaaccagctcgatggggtttaagtctggagactgtgctagccattccatgatttgaagcctaccctCTTGTTCTTTTcctctaaggtagttctgacatagcctgggggtatgttttgggtcattatcttgctgtaggatgaacccctgaccaactaggcgtataccagagggtattgcatggcgctgcaaaatgctgtggtagcagttttggttcagggtgccactcactgtgcaagtcgccaactctggatccagcaaaagagccccagaccatcacgcttcctcctccatgtttgacagttggtgtcacacaccgaggaaccatccttttgccTACTCGATGGCATACAAAAACCATGCGTGATGAacagaagatttcaaattttgattaatcggtccataagaccttcttccagtcttcagtagtccactggcggtgcttcatggcccaggcaagcctcttttttcttattttgccatcttagcaatggctttcttactaccactcgacctgtcaaatgcagctcgaagtcttctcttcacagttgaaactgagacttgcttacttcgaccagtgttaagctgtgcttgaagctgttgtcctgtgagccgcctatcacgcaagctgttgactctcagaaacttgtcttctgattctgttgtggctttgggtctgccagacctcttcctgtcagagtttcctccagtttccaagtgccttttgatggtgtaggaaactgtactcactgacaccttggctttctttgcaatttccctaaaggaaagacctacacttttaagggttataatggtctgtctgtcttcctttgttaattgcctttttttcgccattatgagagcaatatactacttcctgcagtacaatactgtccaaataatgcttaagagggtgtagtaactaTAACTGTCCCCTTTGCCTAGTCGGTGCAGACTGGAATACTATTTCGGGCTGTAACTTTCTCTGCCTCCTCTCCGCTCCTGTATCTCTCTCGTGCTCGAGCTCTCTCTCCAGTCCCTGGCTGCAGTTACAACTCTACCGGGTTTCCGTAAAGCCCACCTATATATTCTCTAATATTCACACTATGTCATTTCTGACTCCCAATAAACCCCAGCCGTTTCAAATTCGGCTTCCAGATTTAAATCCCCTTCTCGTTCCTGGTAATAAACGCAAAGCAGTACGCATGCGTAACCGTGCAGCGTTCTGGGACGGACAGGATGGTATTAAATTTACGTCACGTGACACAAGCCTGAGGCCAATGAGACGAGAGACCACCTTAGTCACGTCACGTGACACAAGCCTGAGGCCAATGAGACGAGAGACCACCTTAGTCACGTGACAGATAGGCTCTCTGAGCTTGTGTGCgcaatcagtatttatttatttatttatttatttatttatttatttatttatttatttatttatttatttatttatttatttatttgcattgagGGTAGTTTTCCTTGCAGAACCATGCTCAATCTTCCAAAGCCACACAAGCCCATTTTTGgtctgttgatttcgcacatttggatctccattgccgaaactaactgtcctaattctacatagttattgacttcttcaagcttgatcccactAAAGTCAATTGCccgtggagtggtatatttattaaaCGTGACTTGAGTATTCTTacggttcattttcaaacccgctttgtTGCTAGCCACGTATAGTTCTTGTGTTCTTTTTTGTAATGGATTTGTCAGtcacagatgatgtttctctgtacttgttgattatgcttcggataccacatcttgaaaatcgagtgatgtgagctatttcactcagttttttttccttctttatgcaagtcaaggttgttataatagtagaaaacacaagtggaggctttgagtaaattgttgaagctcataatgcatcagagtaaaaaaatgaaacgtctaagacttttgcacagcagtgtgtgtgtgtgtgtatatatatatatatatatatacatacatatatatatatatatatatatatatatatatatatatatatatatacatatatatgtatatatatatatatatatatatatatatatatatatatatatatatgtgtgtgtatatatatatatactgtatgtgtgtattcgAGGTTACAATGATGTGTTTTGTTCATTAATTAAAAAGCAAATACACCTTGTGCAGTACATAATGTAATGATTTCTTAGAAGAATATCTGTGCCTAGCCAGAGGCAAGAGATCACATTATGATGTGAAGGCTCAGATTCTCTTACAATAACACGTTTTCTAATTGTTCGTTTTTATTCTTTCATTACAAATTTGGTTGATTCGAAATAATTAAATGATTTACTAAAATTAAGTAGATTAGCATAACATTTATCATCATAACCATTCATAAAATATTAGACATACTGTAGAAGATTGTTATTTTACTCGAAAACAACCTTTTccatgtaataataaaatacagtattacaatatTTCTGTGCTGGTGCTTCCGAGGGCATATTTATGAAACTcagtctttctctcttttttttaaactcccacAGAAAGGTATGTTATGTAAAACCTTGTTGTGACGTTGTCATGTGATAGGGGTGTTTTCAGTCCCATTTTGCCTCTTTGAAAGCTTCAACGTCCCACGATTGCGCAG comes from the Acipenser ruthenus chromosome 13, fAciRut3.2 maternal haplotype, whole genome shotgun sequence genome and includes:
- the LOC117418068 gene encoding ubiquitin domain-containing protein 1-like, with amino-acid sequence MGGCVGRERGDTQGSARSSSRNPRKRGGRNEPLKKDKPKWKSDYPMTEGQLRSKRDEFWDTAPAFEGRKEIWDALKAAAIAIECNDQELAQAIVDGASITVPHGSLTECYDELGNRYQLPVYCLATPVNLISERSEEETADAPEPQGGTKREFQLKVRLSTGKDVRLSASMTDTIGQLKKQLQVQDDIDPAQQRWFFSGKLLTDKTRLQETKIQKDFVIQVIVNQTDVPN